One stretch of Heliomicrobium undosum DNA includes these proteins:
- a CDS encoding HD-GYP domain-containing protein, producing MPLDAATYKGLLEETHKLLEKLDAHDHPGLLHTQDVAKVVRGFLVHLGVTGEAAQPIILAALLHDIGKLRVASDILQKPHGIDPIEQILIQVHSAHGESIVRETGLFPPEVAKMIGQHHEHFDGSGYPGNLKGETILYGARIIGICDTFAMAQEDRVTQKGRTLTEAIDYLKTRQQWFDPAVFSAFMAYAAGLTGSGPATAR from the coding sequence ATGCCCCTCGACGCGGCAACATATAAGGGTCTGCTGGAAGAGACCCACAAGCTGCTGGAAAAGCTGGACGCCCACGACCATCCCGGCCTTTTGCACACCCAGGACGTGGCCAAGGTCGTCCGCGGTTTCCTGGTCCATCTCGGCGTCACCGGCGAAGCGGCGCAACCGATCATCCTGGCCGCCTTGCTGCACGACATCGGCAAGCTGCGCGTCGCCTCCGACATCCTGCAAAAACCGCATGGCATCGACCCCATCGAGCAGATCCTCATCCAGGTGCACAGCGCCCACGGCGAGTCGATCGTCCGCGAGACAGGTCTTTTCCCCCCTGAGGTGGCCAAGATGATCGGCCAGCACCATGAACACTTCGACGGCTCCGGCTACCCCGGCAACCTCAAAGGAGAAACCATTCTTTATGGCGCCCGGATCATCGGGATCTGCGACACCTTCGCCATGGCCCAGGAGGACCGGGTCACCCAGAAGGGACGCACCCTGACCGAAGCGATCGACTATCTCAAGACCCGCCAACAGTGGTTCGACCCCGCCGTTTTCAGCGCATTTATGGCCTACGCCGCAGGGCTTACAGGTTCCGGGCCAGCAACAGCGCGCTGA
- the mfd gene encoding transcription-repair coupling factor, which translates to MAEKAPVGNLFEYIAQTTEFQHLWSNWKRGRRQQAVFGLAASQRTALMATMARRSGHPLCVVTHSIQQARRIAEDLQALLPDEEVLSFPATEVMPYEVLTSSHELLAQRLEVLSRLARREPVTVVTTIDALMKKLVPPAVMAEGDLEFAVGSRVELGHIQERLHYLGYQRTPMVEAPGQYSLRGGILDVYPLTQSLPARIEFFDDEIDSIRLFDLETQRSKEKQDRYAVGPAREMLLATETLAQGRRELEKEAAAARERLLKSGCQEAAARLQAKIDSYLEQLDEGIWVEGLEQFQNFFYPDQVTLFGYLHPETIVFWDEPTRLKESAEAKEQEISETFVHLLEAGSALPVQRSVYVHYSDLAGELAGHMVIHLALLAKKIERVTVEDTIQFSAKNMHPFLGKLDMLAEELKNYKKRRMAVLILAASTVRRDRIRDALRDYGVEAQSVPGIDAELHPGTVAVGVGQLEAGFELVQARLALITDFEIFGREKRPRKPRKSAREGQKIDTFVDLALGDYVVHVNHGIGRYMGVEKLDVGGVHKDYLVIRYAGEDRLYVPTDQVHLIQKYVGAEGVAPKLYRLGGNEWHKVKQKVKDSVRELAGDLLKLYAARESKPGFAYTPDTLWQKEFEEAFPYEETPDQVRSIAEVKTDMEKAKAMDRLLCGDVGYGKTEVAIRAAFKAVQDGKQVAILVPTTILAQQHYNTFRERFSGYPVRVDVLSRFRSPKEQKVSLEGLKSGEVDIVIGTHRLVSNDVAFKELGLLIIDEEQRFGVAHKEKIKHLKENVDVLTLSATPIPRTLHMSLVGLRDMSIIETPPEDRYPVQTYVVEYNPELIREAVRRELNRGGQVYYVRNRIEDLDRIARDLGALVPDARIVVGHGKMREDQLEQVMLDFLEGEYDILVCTTIIETGLDIPNVNTLIVDGADLMGLSQLYQLRGRVGRSNRLAYAFFTYRKDKVLTEVAEKRLHAIREFTELGSGFKIAMRDLEIRGVGNLLGPEQHGQMASVGFDLYCRLLEEAIQELKGAKPEEAPETFVEIRVDAFIPDDYMADSSSKVQFYKRLLAARTVDQVEALEEEMEDRFGDLPEPVENLVRLSRIKAYGQQAGVSAVQQEKEELRIRFFPHAKVEAKAISALVQHLGRKVNFSATGGFEIRIKPGRVKPRELLRLLDHSLGIIAGGGQSGEGNGEAGGQGAPDGKSAVDGKAAAHGKSAGEDAGARAGARAAFGAVTGPRSAGAQTAKWPPMGRK; encoded by the coding sequence ATGGCCGAAAAGGCGCCTGTTGGCAACCTTTTTGAATATATCGCGCAGACAACGGAGTTTCAGCACCTATGGTCGAACTGGAAGCGGGGAAGGCGCCAGCAGGCCGTCTTTGGCTTGGCCGCCAGCCAGCGCACAGCGCTGATGGCCACCATGGCCCGCCGTTCGGGCCATCCCCTGTGCGTCGTCACCCATTCGATCCAGCAAGCCCGCCGGATCGCCGAGGACCTGCAGGCGCTGCTGCCGGACGAGGAGGTCCTTTCGTTCCCGGCCACCGAGGTAATGCCCTACGAGGTGCTCACCTCCAGCCACGAACTGCTGGCCCAGCGCCTCGAAGTCCTGTCCCGCCTGGCCCGCCGCGAGCCGGTGACGGTGGTGACGACGATCGACGCCCTGATGAAAAAGCTCGTCCCCCCGGCGGTGATGGCTGAGGGGGACTTGGAATTCGCCGTCGGCAGCCGGGTGGAACTGGGCCATATCCAAGAGCGGCTCCACTATCTTGGTTACCAGCGGACGCCGATGGTGGAGGCGCCAGGCCAGTACTCCCTCCGCGGGGGGATCCTGGACGTGTACCCCCTTACCCAGAGCCTGCCGGCGCGCATCGAGTTTTTCGATGACGAGATCGACTCCATCCGCCTCTTCGATCTGGAGACGCAGCGTTCGAAGGAGAAACAGGACCGCTACGCCGTAGGCCCGGCGCGGGAGATGCTGCTGGCGACGGAGACGCTGGCCCAGGGCCGGCGGGAACTGGAGAAGGAAGCGGCAGCGGCCCGGGAGCGGTTGCTCAAATCGGGTTGCCAGGAGGCGGCGGCGCGGCTGCAGGCCAAGATCGACAGTTATCTGGAGCAACTGGACGAGGGGATCTGGGTGGAAGGGCTGGAGCAGTTTCAGAACTTTTTTTACCCCGATCAGGTCACCCTCTTCGGCTACCTGCACCCGGAGACGATCGTCTTCTGGGACGAGCCGACGCGGCTGAAAGAGTCGGCCGAGGCCAAGGAACAGGAGATCTCGGAGACCTTCGTCCACCTGCTCGAAGCGGGCAGCGCCCTGCCGGTCCAGCGCAGCGTCTACGTCCACTACAGCGACCTCGCAGGGGAACTGGCCGGTCATATGGTGATACACCTGGCCCTGTTGGCCAAAAAGATCGAGCGGGTCACCGTCGAGGACACAATCCAATTCAGCGCCAAGAACATGCATCCCTTTCTCGGCAAGCTCGACATGCTGGCCGAGGAGTTGAAAAACTATAAAAAACGCCGGATGGCCGTCTTGATCCTGGCCGCCTCGACGGTGCGGCGCGACCGCATCCGCGACGCCTTGCGCGATTACGGCGTCGAGGCGCAGTCCGTCCCCGGCATTGACGCCGAACTGCATCCCGGGACGGTCGCCGTCGGCGTGGGTCAGTTGGAGGCCGGCTTCGAACTGGTGCAAGCCCGGCTGGCCCTGATCACCGATTTTGAGATCTTCGGCCGCGAGAAACGGCCGCGCAAGCCTCGCAAGTCGGCCCGGGAAGGCCAGAAGATCGACACCTTCGTCGACCTGGCCCTGGGCGATTATGTGGTTCATGTCAACCACGGCATCGGGCGATACATGGGCGTGGAAAAGCTCGATGTGGGCGGCGTCCACAAGGATTACCTGGTCATCCGCTACGCCGGCGAGGACCGCCTCTATGTGCCCACTGACCAGGTGCACCTGATCCAGAAGTACGTCGGCGCCGAAGGGGTGGCGCCCAAGCTCTATCGGCTTGGCGGCAACGAGTGGCACAAGGTCAAGCAGAAGGTCAAAGACTCTGTCCGCGAACTGGCCGGCGATCTGCTCAAGCTCTACGCCGCCCGGGAGAGCAAACCCGGCTTCGCCTATACGCCGGACACGCTCTGGCAGAAGGAGTTTGAGGAGGCCTTCCCCTACGAGGAGACGCCCGATCAGGTCCGTTCCATCGCCGAGGTCAAGACAGACATGGAAAAGGCGAAGGCCATGGACCGCCTGCTCTGCGGCGATGTGGGCTACGGCAAGACAGAGGTGGCCATCCGGGCCGCCTTCAAGGCCGTCCAGGATGGCAAACAGGTGGCCATCTTGGTGCCGACGACCATCCTGGCCCAGCAGCACTACAACACTTTCCGGGAGCGCTTCAGCGGCTACCCTGTCCGGGTCGACGTGCTCTCCCGCTTCCGCTCGCCCAAGGAACAGAAGGTCTCCCTGGAAGGGCTCAAGTCGGGCGAGGTGGACATCGTCATCGGCACCCACCGCCTTGTCTCCAACGATGTGGCTTTCAAGGAACTGGGCCTTTTGATCATCGACGAGGAGCAGCGCTTCGGCGTCGCCCATAAGGAGAAGATCAAGCACCTGAAGGAAAACGTCGATGTGCTCACCCTGTCGGCGACGCCGATCCCGCGGACCCTGCACATGTCCTTGGTGGGGCTCAGGGACATGTCGATTATCGAGACGCCGCCGGAGGACCGCTACCCCGTTCAGACCTATGTGGTCGAGTACAACCCCGAGTTGATCCGCGAAGCCGTTCGCCGCGAACTGAACCGGGGCGGACAGGTCTACTATGTGCGCAACCGGATCGAGGACCTTGACCGCATCGCCCGCGATCTCGGCGCGCTCGTCCCCGATGCCCGCATCGTCGTCGGCCACGGCAAGATGCGCGAGGACCAGTTGGAACAGGTGATGCTCGATTTTCTTGAAGGCGAGTACGACATCCTCGTCTGCACCACCATCATCGAAACCGGCCTCGACATCCCGAACGTGAACACGCTCATCGTCGACGGCGCCGACCTGATGGGCCTCTCCCAGTTGTACCAGCTGCGCGGCCGCGTCGGCCGGTCCAACCGGCTAGCCTACGCCTTTTTCACCTACCGCAAGGACAAGGTGCTCACCGAGGTGGCCGAGAAGCGCCTCCACGCCATCCGGGAGTTCACCGAACTCGGTTCCGGCTTTAAGATCGCCATGCGCGACCTGGAGATCCGCGGCGTCGGCAACCTGCTCGGTCCCGAGCAGCACGGCCAGATGGCCTCTGTCGGCTTTGACCTCTACTGCCGTCTCTTAGAGGAAGCCATCCAGGAGTTGAAGGGAGCCAAGCCGGAAGAGGCGCCGGAGACCTTCGTGGAGATCCGCGTCGACGCCTTCATCCCTGACGATTACATGGCCGATTCGTCGTCGAAGGTCCAATTCTATAAGCGGCTTTTGGCGGCGCGCACGGTGGACCAGGTGGAGGCGCTGGAGGAGGAGATGGAAGACCGCTTCGGCGACCTTCCCGAACCGGTGGAAAACCTGGTCCGTTTGAGCCGGATCAAGGCGTACGGCCAGCAGGCCGGCGTTTCGGCGGTGCAGCAGGAAAAAGAGGAGCTGCGCATCCGCTTCTTTCCCCATGCCAAGGTGGAGGCCAAGGCGATTTCAGCCCTTGTCCAGCACCTTGGCCGCAAGGTCAACTTTTCGGCGACCGGCGGTTTTGAGATCCGGATCAAGCCGGGCCGCGTCAAACCGCGGGAACTGCTCCGGCTGCTCGATCACTCGCTGGGGATCATCGCCGGCGGCGGGCAGAGCGGGGAAGGGAACGGGGAAGCCGGTGGGCAAGGCGCTCCCGACGGCAAAAGCGCGGTCGATGGCAAAGCGGCAGCCCACGGGAAAAGCGCCGGCGAAGACGCTG
- a CDS encoding DNA polymerase beta superfamily protein, whose translation MNSADRRLMARCKATPFGDAATGDHEEEEPGPGDNDAGKGKGNFFYMISIDDRSRSDDTDRVHDGMGVEQQRSRLAGRDIILSTRVGAHNYNLDDAGSDEDWKHLVLPNFDDLYLKRAFAAAETSPACDYTAHDLRRFADLLRKGNPYFLEILFSRQWRVHDRHKAFGQALLDRRDGLAAMNRAGLYRNCLGTAKEKMRTLRKGTETTLPLVRRYGYDTKEALHAFRLLDLLARYAGSGWDFGAALWYDGASRQQMLAIKKGSVDNSRIDAMLTEKIKEAEGLASCYHGAPFDAELAAWLEMAVRREVRLALAEELRAD comes from the coding sequence ATGAACAGCGCCGACAGGCGGTTGATGGCGCGCTGTAAGGCGACGCCCTTTGGCGATGCGGCGACCGGCGACCATGAGGAAGAAGAACCAGGTCCAGGAGACAATGATGCCGGAAAGGGAAAAGGAAATTTTTTCTACATGATCAGTATAGACGACAGATCCCGTTCCGATGACACCGATCGTGTCCATGATGGCATGGGGGTTGAGCAGCAAAGGAGCCGCCTCGCCGGAAGGGATATCATCCTCTCGACCCGCGTCGGCGCCCACAACTACAACCTCGATGACGCCGGCTCTGACGAGGATTGGAAACACCTCGTCCTACCCAATTTTGATGACCTCTACCTCAAGCGGGCCTTCGCGGCGGCGGAAACGTCACCCGCCTGCGACTACACCGCCCACGACCTGCGCCGGTTCGCCGATTTGCTGAGAAAAGGCAACCCCTATTTCCTGGAGATCCTGTTCAGCCGCCAATGGCGCGTCCATGACCGCCACAAGGCATTCGGCCAGGCGCTCCTGGACCGCCGTGACGGCCTGGCGGCGATGAACCGGGCGGGGCTCTACCGGAACTGCTTGGGAACGGCGAAAGAAAAAATGCGCACCCTGCGGAAGGGCACGGAAACGACGCTTCCGCTGGTGCGACGCTACGGCTATGACACAAAAGAGGCGTTGCACGCCTTCCGGCTCCTCGATCTGCTCGCGCGCTACGCCGGCTCCGGCTGGGATTTCGGCGCCGCCCTATGGTACGACGGCGCGTCACGCCAACAGATGCTAGCCATCAAGAAAGGCAGCGTCGACAACAGCCGGATCGACGCGATGCTGACAGAAAAAATCAAGGAAGCCGAGGGGCTGGCTTCCTGCTACCACGGCGCCCCCTTTGACGCCGAACTCGCCGCCTGGTTGGAGATGGCTGTCCGCCGCGAGGTCCGCCTGGCCTTGGCAGAAGAACTGCGCGCCGATTGA
- a CDS encoding 50S ribosomal protein L25, whose protein sequence is MPSGELRAIRREKGSRGYINELRKRGLLPAVVYGKDKPDMLISVNAKELSGLLKAMGSASAILDLQVEGTDDRHKVMLKEMQRDPVGRTPNHVDFQLVDMNKPVHAEIPVHLVGTPAGVKAGGIIQHGLRTVEVEGLPGKLPPRFDIDISHLDLHDKMTVADITSPEGIEIISEPDQVILSIIVPRAVLEPAESAPVLEENGDKGANGKANGNGHGKTNGNGNGEKAEA, encoded by the coding sequence ATGCCATCGGGAGAACTGCGCGCGATCCGGCGGGAGAAGGGGTCGCGGGGGTACATCAACGAACTGCGCAAGCGCGGGTTGCTGCCGGCCGTCGTATACGGCAAGGATAAACCCGACATGCTCATTTCCGTCAACGCCAAGGAACTGTCCGGCCTGTTGAAAGCGATGGGGAGCGCCAGCGCCATCCTCGACCTGCAGGTGGAGGGGACCGATGACCGGCACAAGGTGATGCTCAAGGAGATGCAGCGGGATCCGGTGGGCCGGACGCCCAACCATGTTGACTTCCAACTGGTGGACATGAATAAACCCGTCCACGCCGAGATCCCTGTTCATCTCGTGGGAACCCCGGCCGGTGTCAAGGCCGGCGGCATCATTCAGCACGGCCTGCGCACCGTTGAGGTGGAAGGGTTGCCGGGGAAGTTGCCGCCCCGCTTTGACATCGATATCTCCCATCTGGACTTGCATGACAAGATGACCGTCGCCGATATCACCTCGCCTGAGGGGATCGAGATCATCTCTGAACCGGACCAGGTCATCCTCTCCATCATCGTTCCCCGGGCTGTGCTGGAACCGGCTGAGTCGGCGCCTGTGCTGGAGGAGAACGGTGACAAGGGGGCCAACGGGAAGGCCAACGGCAATGGCCATGGGAAGACGAACGGCAATGGCAATGGGGAAAAAGCCGAGGCATAG
- the pth gene encoding aminoacyl-tRNA hydrolase has product MKAIVGLGNPGLQYARTRHNIGFMVVDRLAEAWGAEGFRDKFQGLCSEARVNGEKVLLLKPQTYMNLSGQSVAALAVFYKLQPEDILVIYDDMDLNLGKLRARAKGSSGGHNGMKSIIGLLGTEAFPRLKMGIGRPAGRRPAAAHVLESFTEEERETVQAMLDQGREAAALWVDKGIIEVMNRFNAGEKTEKGAGKPFAGP; this is encoded by the coding sequence GTGAAGGCGATTGTCGGCTTGGGCAACCCCGGCCTGCAATATGCGCGGACGCGCCACAACATCGGCTTTATGGTCGTGGATCGGTTGGCCGAAGCGTGGGGCGCCGAGGGATTCCGGGACAAGTTTCAAGGTCTCTGCAGCGAGGCGCGTGTAAACGGGGAGAAGGTGCTTCTGCTCAAACCGCAGACCTATATGAATTTGAGCGGCCAATCGGTTGCGGCTTTGGCCGTCTTCTATAAACTGCAGCCTGAGGACATCCTGGTGATCTATGACGACATGGATTTGAACCTCGGCAAGCTGCGCGCCCGGGCCAAGGGCAGCAGCGGCGGACATAACGGGATGAAGTCGATCATCGGTCTGCTAGGAACGGAGGCCTTTCCCCGGCTGAAGATGGGCATCGGTCGTCCGGCCGGTCGCCGTCCCGCCGCCGCCCACGTGCTGGAAAGCTTCACTGAGGAGGAGCGCGAGACGGTTCAGGCAATGCTCGACCAGGGACGTGAGGCGGCCGCCCTCTGGGTGGACAAGGGTATCATCGAGGTGATGAACCGGTTTAACGCCGGTGAAAAAACGGAGAAAGGCGCAGGAAAGCCCTTTGCCGGCCCGTGA
- a CDS encoding PRC-barrel domain-containing protein, with product MLASKSLLTRPIVSLDEGQRLGTVRGLVVDPEALEVVALQVDQKGLFREQKIIPYTKVHSIGDDAIVIDRSSQVQRATNLPHLFELIKSKTVIIGSKVLTTLGQKIGVVEEYYFDRRTGKLLTIEIRGHFGEGWFNSRALLPATAIRTISPAMVLVYEDALDQLTPVESAFEGTVKKVSEQTDRFWTSTVSLSKEWGSAIGRAIGLDDRKKGPGDDEPELSPWKAPDYAGPAQSVSSASSVPAADPTLTTAAPATAAAPVAAAASAPTSPISPAAAPAALVAPAQAEQASAPIDLDLTSTSVETNSLSQEADQTTATGINPSEAPPALAAPAHEQPYDSPAAREAATASDFTAPPSLAPEAGLATSAPSNPPPRKDS from the coding sequence ATGCTTGCCAGCAAGAGCTTATTGACCCGGCCCATCGTCAGCCTTGACGAGGGTCAAAGACTGGGAACTGTTCGCGGATTGGTCGTCGACCCCGAGGCCTTGGAAGTGGTCGCATTGCAGGTGGACCAGAAGGGCCTCTTTCGCGAACAGAAGATCATCCCCTATACGAAGGTGCATTCCATCGGCGACGATGCCATCGTCATCGACCGCTCCAGCCAGGTCCAGCGGGCCACAAACCTGCCCCACTTGTTCGAACTGATCAAATCGAAAACGGTGATCATCGGCAGCAAGGTCCTCACCACCCTCGGCCAGAAGATCGGGGTGGTTGAGGAGTACTACTTTGATCGCCGCACCGGCAAACTGCTGACCATCGAGATCCGGGGCCACTTCGGTGAGGGCTGGTTCAACAGCCGGGCGCTCCTGCCGGCCACGGCCATCCGCACCATCAGCCCAGCCATGGTCCTCGTCTATGAGGATGCCCTCGATCAGTTGACGCCTGTGGAAAGCGCCTTTGAGGGCACTGTCAAAAAAGTGAGCGAACAGACGGATCGGTTCTGGACCTCCACGGTCAGCCTAAGCAAGGAGTGGGGCAGCGCCATCGGGCGGGCCATCGGCCTTGATGACCGAAAAAAGGGACCAGGCGACGATGAGCCTGAACTGAGCCCCTGGAAGGCGCCTGACTATGCCGGTCCGGCGCAATCCGTTTCCTCGGCTTCCTCCGTCCCGGCCGCTGACCCAACCCTTACGACCGCTGCTCCCGCTACTGCCGCCGCTCCCGTTGCAGCCGCCGCAAGCGCCCCGACATCTCCGATTTCCCCCGCCGCTGCTCCAGCCGCGCTGGTCGCTCCGGCGCAGGCGGAGCAAGCCTCTGCACCGATCGACCTGGACCTGACTTCAACTTCCGTGGAGACAAATTCTCTTTCCCAGGAGGCTGATCAGACCACGGCTACCGGCATCAACCCCTCGGAGGCTCCACCGGCGCTCGCTGCTCCGGCCCATGAGCAGCCATACGATTCGCCGGCAGCCCGGGAAGCGGCCACAGCCTCCGACTTCACTGCTCCCCCGTCACTGGCGCCGGAAGCTGGGTTGGCAACGTCCGCTCCTTCGAATCCTCCCCCCAGAAAGGACAGTTAA